The Thermoanaerobacterium thermosaccharolyticum DSM 571 region AGGCTTTTTCATGATAAGCAAAACTCCTTATATCCACAATTTTTGCAGTAAGGTATTTTTTTAAAACTAGGTGCTTTGTCTCTATGTATAATATCGATTATATCTTTTATAGCATTAGTAACTTCTGCTTCTGATTCACTAGTAAGATATACATCCACCTTTTTCCTTTCTTCAGGAAAGAAAAGCTGCCCTTTTGCTACTATACCGTTTTGTTTCAGCTTATATAAATAAAAAAGAAGCTGCATCTTTGCGCTCTTTTCAGCCTTGGAGCTCTTCTTGACTTCCCCAACTAACAAGTTGCCATTGTCATTTCTCACAAGATCTATAACAACATTTTCAAAGTTTAGCTTCTTTCTATCCCTGTCATAAGATATATCATCGATCAAGCGTCCCATCTCAATGTATGGGTGCTCTTGATTAGGAATTATCTGGTGGGCCATAAGCCACACCTGCCTTTTGCATATATTATAACTTTGCATCAATGAACCTGTTACCTCAAAATCCATAATATCACCTTTGCTTTCATATAACAGGAGAGTCGAATTAGTCTTTTATTTATTCACATATAAATATATCATAATTTCACTTAATAACCAATTGATATAAAAAAGGACATCTCCTTAAGCTAACTAAACTTGTGACATAACTCTTTGCTACTTCCTTATCACCTCTACGAGTGTCTACTATTTTCCTTGTATCCATTTGATTTTATCCCTACGTAATATTATAGACTCCCATACCGCTTCTCTTATTTTTTTCTGAGATTTAATGATAATTGCCACAAAAATACCTCCCCGACTTATCATTTATCAAATCCTTGCTTTTTTTCCATAATTCTTGTTGCTATAAAAAGAGGGGCATCCGAATTAATATACTAAAGGGCGATACAAGTTTTCTACCGGGTGATTATCTGGTAGTTCTTACAGATGAAAATAAATATGCAAAAATTAAGAGAATTTTATTGAATATGACACATTACTAAGTGAGCCTTAAGCAGACAAGAGAACCGTCCCCGTGTCTACTGATAATAAAAAAGCAGGGAACCCTTCCTATCATATGGGTTCCTATACTTTTTTAGAATAATTATTTCATAAAACAAATTTTAGAACACTTTCTAAATCACAGCATATTTTGATTTAATTGTTCTGCCACTTTACCTGAACGGGTGTAGAACTATCTACTGCTGTTCCATTGCCTAATTCACCATAATAATTACATCCCCAAGCCCAGACTGTACCATCGTTCTTTAATGCTACTGTATGGCACGCTCCTGCTGCTATTGCTTTTACATCGCTTATTCCTTTTACCTGTACGGGTGTAGAGCTATCCACTGTTGTTCCATTGCCTAATTCACCATAATGATTATATCCCCAAGTCCAGACTGTACCGTCGTTCTTTAATACTACTGTATGGTACGCCCCTGCTGCTATCGCTTTTACATTACTTATTCCATTTACCTGCACGGGTGTAAAGCTATTATTTGTTGTTCCATCGCCTAATTTTCCATATTCATTCACTCCCCAAGCCCAGACTGTACCGTCGTTCTTTAATACTACTGTATAGGACGCTCCTGCTGCTATTGCTTTTACATCGCTTATTCCTTTTACCTGCACGGGTGTAGAGTGGTATTCCTCCTTTGTTGTTTCATTGCCTAATTGATCATGTTCATTATCTCCCCAAGCCCAGACTGTACCGTCGTTCTTTAATGCTACTGTATGATACATTCCTGCTGCTATCGCCACTACATCACTTATTCCTTTTACTTGTACAGGTATAGTTCTATTAGTTGTAGTTCCATCGCCTAATTGACCGCAATCATTCCATCCCCAAGCCCAGACTGTACCGTCGTTCTTCAATGCTACTGTATGGTACGCCCCTGCTGCTATTGCTTTTACTGTTGGTTGATTATTTTCATTGTTAATCCCTGTATTTGTATTAGTATTTGTACTGTTTATTTTTACGCGGTTTAGTACAACTACTGTTTCTGCCCTTGTTATGAAATTTTCCGGTTTAAATGTATTGTCAGGGTAACCTCCCATATATCCTTGTTTGACAACGGAACTTATGGCACCTTTTGCCCAATCGGATATTTTTCCTGCATCCTTAAAATTGCTTATACCACTACTGTCTGTATTTTTTAAGTTTAATAATCTGCTAATGATTGATGCTGCTTCTTGTCTTGTTATAGATTTATTGGGTCGCATTGTGTTGTCTTCATAACCTGATATGAAACCCGCAGCTTTTGCCTTTTGTATATCGCTATAATACCAATCGGATGGTTTCACATCAGAAAAATTTATTTGTGCTGTATTTTTAATGTTAAAGCTTCTGTTTACCAGTGCTATGAATTCTGCTCTTGTTATAGGGTTGTCTGGTTTAAAGGTACTATCTTCGTACCCTGCAATTAAACCTTTTGATGTCCAATCATTTATTTCTTTTTCAGCCCAATGTCCTGATATATCTTTAAATGATGTGTTTGTTGCTGCAAATGATGTAGATATTGTGCTTGTCATTAGCAACAAGACTGACAGAAATAACACAATGAATCTTTTCGTAAATTTGTTTTGTATATTCATCTTTTACTCTCCTTCTACAATTTTACTTAATTATTTAATAATTTTGTAAAATTCAATCCATCCTTCTTTGAAAAGATAAATTCACTGCGCCTCCTTTCATAGTATTATAAATATATGTAATTCTTAGAAGCCTGTTTATCCCATATTACTTGGGATATTTATCTGATATGGAGTTTTCCTTTTTATTTTAAAGCAGAAAAACTCCATCTATCAGCTTAAAAAATAAAATAATTGAAATATTTTAATCATTTCATAAACAGCTGAAATCTCAACACAGCATTTCTATTTTATTTTAATTATGTTTTAAGACTTTTATATGTAGGCTAAAAATAATTTTCCATTTTCAATTTTCAATTTTTCGTTTCAATTCCTGATAGGTAGGCTAAAAACTTTCACTCTATAATAACTAAAAGAGGTGAATTCAATGCGTAAAAATAGCTACCTTCTTGAACTAAAGTTAACATGTGTGGTTTTAATATTAAAAATAATTCTAGTGTTTGTACAACATTTCTTAAAATAGTTATTAAAT contains the following coding sequences:
- a CDS encoding S-layer homology domain-containing protein, translating into MNIQNKFTKRFIVLFLSVLLLMTSTISTSFAATNTSFKDISGHWAEKEINDWTSKGLIAGYEDSTFKPDNPITRAEFIALVNRSFNIKNTAQINFSDVKPSDWYYSDIQKAKAAGFISGYEDNTMRPNKSITRQEAASIISRLLNLKNTDSSGISNFKDAGKISDWAKGAISSVVKQGYMGGYPDNTFKPENFITRAETVVVLNRVKINSTNTNTNTGINNENNQPTVKAIAAGAYHTVALKNDGTVWAWGWNDCGQLGDGTTTNRTIPVQVKGISDVVAIAAGMYHTVALKNDGTVWAWGDNEHDQLGNETTKEEYHSTPVQVKGISDVKAIAAGASYTVVLKNDGTVWAWGVNEYGKLGDGTTNNSFTPVQVNGISNVKAIAAGAYHTVVLKNDGTVWTWGYNHYGELGNGTTVDSSTPVQVKGISDVKAIAAGACHTVALKNDGTVWAWGCNYYGELGNGTAVDSSTPVQVKWQNN
- the cas4 gene encoding CRISPR-associated protein Cas4, which gives rise to MDFEVTGSLMQSYNICKRQVWLMAHQIIPNQEHPYIEMGRLIDDISYDRDRKKLNFENVVIDLVRNDNGNLLVGEVKKSSKAEKSAKMQLLFYLYKLKQNGIVAKGQLFFPEERKKVDVYLTSESEAEVTNAIKDIIDIIHRDKAPSFKKIPYCKNCGYKEFCLS